The Coffea arabica cultivar ET-39 chromosome 4e, Coffea Arabica ET-39 HiFi, whole genome shotgun sequence genome includes a window with the following:
- the LOC113741922 gene encoding thionin-like protein 2, which translates to MEARKKRALVVMVVVLGLLVGQSAASFKDCYAKCFIFCMIEPSQTLCSCSTHCLKDCIFPESQNDLREDQKDNVNFCKLGCAVSICSSISSKGKPNGDKMDDCVGSCSKTCTKSWSLP; encoded by the exons ATGGAGGCCAGGAAGAAGAGGGCACTTGTTGTGATGGTTGTGGTTCTGGGGTTGCTTGTGGGGCAGTCTGCTGCTTCTTTCAAGGACTGCTATGCCAAATGCTTTATTTTCTGCATGATTGAGCCGTCTCAGACTCTTTGTTCCTGCTCCACCCACTGCTTGAAAGATTGCATCTTTCCGGAATCCCAGAATGATCTTCGTGAGGATCAAAAAGATAACGTCAACTTCTGCAAGCTTGGCTGTGCCGTCTCCATTTGCTCAAGCATAAGCTCAAAAGGCAAACCAA ATGGAGATAAAATGGATGACTGCGTCGGTTCCTGCTCGAAGACTTGCACCAAGAGTTGGTCATTACCTTAG
- the LOC113742060 gene encoding protein MLN51 homolog: protein MAEAAKEEEVEYESDPEETKLSLKMRRREASDDEEEEGGDGEDSERGEAFKPRRRIVDSDVESDGQGAAAEYEDEEEEEEDYGEEEEDELIDEEDYAEEDEVYVEERRGEIGEVEAVGKEAEAQVDGRKESREDRVGPKSIEGLQGSIDDGHFEDGANENQQGEEMGEEIGDEGEKKEIEPYAVPTAGAFYMHDDRFRDNAGGRNRRTFGGRKLWESKDDKKWGHDKFEELTMQERHFDEGRRNSRGRYRGRGRKRGAERGGYVRGSRPRAYNTNSNQNKNNNQNNALKSVRGRGPRRYQPSFKSNDEVRPALNQQSGKIAEKPLNANAGRVSAPASNVESEVAPAKKHVFASSLNSASPPFYPSASTSSSKEIAVTQKRDLQPGTNNRRIHPVVDENFSTAQSSAVQRGKSVVDSIGMDKLYINDSIATVAGKSSTTLQFPPGSSSMSSSQSPQLRAQGRGINNLPQVTYQSTGPNSQGNRISPPSQVHTTTQRNPVQNRGQPSLQTSGQQLAQNPGGGSQDSSPKAVINKSSFESAETEPLSESNKSKAALMAKGKGSVQGSGRGSFLYGGAQVIGASGNLGSGPGDQNFPAFLPFMQFGGQRPGGIGVPAVGMAFPGYVAQPQIGGLGNSEMTWLPVLAGAAGALGASYCSPYLAMDGSYHARPSGQASSPAAASIKENNADKPNNEWNPSQRPEVSNDDFVQQQKKPIRPPSTPSVVSSC from the exons ATGGCAGAGGCAGCGAAAGAAGAAGAGGTGGAGTACGAGAGCGATCCGGAGGAGACGAAGCTGTCGTTGAAGATGCGGAGGAGGGAGGCGAGCGATGATGAGGAGGAAGAGGGTGGAGATGGGGAGGATAGCGAGAGGGGAGAGGCCTTTAAGCCGCGTAGGAGAATCGTTGACTCCGACGTTGAGTCGGACGGTCAAGGGGCTGCGGCAGAATACGAGGacgaagaggaggaggaggaggactatggcgaggaggaagaggatgaaTTAATTGACGAGGAAGACTACGCGGAGGAGGATGAGGTGTATGTGGAAGAGAGAAGGGGTGAAATTGGAGAAGTTGAGGCGGTGGGGAAGGAGGCTGAGGCGCAGGTGGACGGACGAAAAGAAAGCCGTGAGGACAGAGTGGGACCCAAGTCAATTGAAGGGCTACAAGGATCCATTGACGATGGTCATTTTGAAGACGGTGCAAACGAGAATCAGCAGGGGGAAGAGATGGGGGAAGAGATAGGGGACGAGGGGGAGAAGAAAGAGATCGAGCCATATGCTGTACCTACTGCTGGGGCTTTTTATATGCATGATGACAGGTTTCGCGACAATGCTGGTGGAAGAAACAG GCGGACTTTTGGTGGTAGAAAATTGTGGGAATCAAAGGATGACAAGAAATGGGGTCATGACAAGTTTGAGGAGTTGACTATGCAGGAAAGGCATTTTGATGAG GGTCGGAGGAATTCAAGAGGGAGATATCGAGGTCGAGGTAGGAAACGAGGTGCAGAACGGGGCGGATATGTAAGAGGAAGCAGGCCAAGGGCATATAACACTAATAGCAATCAAAATAAGAATAACAATCAGAATAATGCGCTGAAAAGTGTGAGGGGACGAGGACCTAGAAGGTATCAGCCATCTTTTAAGAGCAACGACGAAGTGCGTCCTGCCCTTAACCAACA GTCTGGAAAGATAGCTGAGAAACCATTGAATGCTAATGCTGGGAGAGTATCTGCACCTGCATCAAATGTGGAATCTGAAGTAGCTCCTGCTAAAAAACATGTTTTTGCCTCAAGTTTGAATTCAGCTTCACCTCCATTTTATCCCTCTGCCTCTACCTCTAGCTCTAAAGAGATTGCTGTAACGCAGAAGAGGGATTTACAACCTGGGACAAATAACCGTCGGATCCATCCTGTTGTGGATGAAAATTTTTCTACAGCACAATCCAGTGCAGTCCAACGAGGAAAGAGTGTAGTTGATTCTATTGGCATGGATAAACTTTACATCAATGATTCAATTGCCACAGTTGCTGGGAAATCTTCAACCACTTTGCAGTTTCCACCAGGATCCTCATCAATGAGTTCTAGTCAGTCTCCGCAGCTGAGGGCTCAAGGTAGAGGAATAAATAACTTGCCCCAAGTGACCTACCAATCAACAGGGCCAAATAGCCAGGGCAATAGAATCTCTCCCCCGTCCCAGGTCCATACTACTACTCAGCGGAATCCTGTTCAAAACCGAGGACAACCATCTCTGCAAACTTCTGGTCAGCAGTTGGCTCAGAATCCAGGAGGTGGATCTCAAGATTCTTCTCCAAAAGCAGTTATTAACAAAAGCTCTTTTGAATCAGCAGAGACAGAACCTCTTTCAGAATCAAACAAGTCTAAGGCTGCATTGATGGCAAAAGGAAAAGGCAGTGTTCAGGGTAGTGGACGGGGATCCTTTTTGTATGGTGGAGCTCAAGTTATTGGGGCTTCTGGCAACCTAGGAAGTGGTCCTGGAGATCAAAATTTCCCTGCCTTCTTGCCAT TTATGCAATTTGGGGGCCAGCGTCCAGGTGGTATTGGAGTTCCTGCTGTTGGCATGGCCTTCCCGGGATATGTTGCCCAACCCCAAATTGGTGGTTTAGGGAATTCTGAGATGACTTG GCTACCTGTTTTGGCTGGTGCTGCCGGAGCTTTGGGTGCTTCTTATTGCTCGCCATATCTTGCTATGGATGGCTCTTATCATGCACGCCCATCTGGACAGGCATCTTCACCGGCTGCTGCTTCAAT CAAAGAAAATAATGCTGACAAGCCCAATAACGAATGGAATCCCTCACAGAGGCCTG AGGTCTCAAATGATGATTTTGTACAGCAACAAAAGAAGCCCATCAG GCCTCCTTCCACGCCCTCTGTTGTCTCCAGTTGTTGA